In one window of Leptospira sp. GIMC2001 DNA:
- the purQ gene encoding phosphoribosylformylglycinamidine synthase subunit PurQ — protein sequence MKASVVTFPGSNCDKDIGSVLEEFYNIKVNYIWHKDSIPSGQDLVVLPGGFSYGDYLRCGAMARFSPAMESVVDYASKGGKVLGICNGFQVLTEAGLLPGALTNNLSLKYICKDVEMETSIDSKNYWKSMTAKNHSNSFTWPIAHGEGRYYADKQTLDSLENDGLVLAYYKENPNGSERHIAGISSPNKKVVGMMPHPERAMNPYTGLMDGKLFFDYFLGI from the coding sequence ATGAAAGCATCAGTTGTCACGTTCCCTGGTTCCAATTGCGATAAAGACATTGGAAGTGTTTTAGAAGAATTTTATAATATTAAAGTGAATTATATCTGGCATAAGGATTCGATTCCTTCAGGACAGGATCTTGTAGTTTTGCCCGGTGGATTTTCTTATGGTGATTATCTACGATGTGGCGCGATGGCACGTTTTTCACCTGCGATGGAATCTGTTGTGGATTATGCCAGTAAAGGCGGTAAAGTATTAGGGATCTGTAATGGGTTTCAAGTTCTAACAGAAGCCGGATTGTTACCTGGAGCACTCACCAATAATTTGAGTCTCAAATACATATGCAAAGATGTTGAAATGGAAACTTCGATTGATTCTAAGAATTATTGGAAATCCATGACTGCAAAGAATCATTCTAATAGTTTTACTTGGCCTATCGCACATGGTGAAGGAAGATACTATGCTGATAAGCAAACTCTTGATAGTTTAGAGAATGATGGACTTGTACTTGCTTACTATAAAGAAAATCCAAATGGATCTGAGAGACATATAGCTGGAATCTCATCTCCCAACAAAAAAGTGGTGGGTATGATGCCTCATCCGGAACGTGCAATGAATCCGTATACTGGGCTTATGGACGGGAAGCTATTTTTTGACTATTTTCTAGGTATATAA
- the sufC gene encoding Fe-S cluster assembly ATPase SufC, translating to MVPVLEIRDLHASIADKEILKGVSLKIAPGEVHAVMGPNGSGKSTLSNVILGHPNYEIQSGDILLDGQSILNLPTDERARRGVFLCFQYPTSLPGITVPNFFRTILKSVRGKEVPMKEFKAELKEGMKLLEMPETFLKRYVNDGFSGGEKKRNEILQMALLKPKLSILDETDSGLDIDALRIVSEGINRCKSNDRSILLITHYQRMLNYVVPDFVHVFADGRIIKTGNKELALELESKGYDWLLEQAGIKI from the coding sequence ATGGTTCCCGTTCTTGAAATACGCGATTTGCATGCAAGCATTGCAGATAAAGAAATTCTAAAAGGTGTAAGTCTCAAAATTGCCCCAGGCGAAGTGCATGCAGTCATGGGTCCAAATGGATCTGGTAAATCTACTCTTAGCAATGTGATACTTGGACATCCCAATTACGAAATCCAGTCAGGTGATATTCTATTGGATGGACAGTCCATTCTAAACCTTCCAACCGATGAGAGAGCAAGAAGAGGGGTCTTCCTTTGCTTCCAATATCCAACATCACTTCCTGGAATTACTGTTCCCAATTTCTTTCGCACAATTCTCAAATCTGTTCGAGGCAAAGAAGTTCCGATGAAAGAATTCAAAGCGGAACTCAAAGAAGGCATGAAGCTTCTGGAAATGCCTGAAACTTTTCTCAAAAGATATGTAAATGATGGTTTTTCTGGTGGCGAAAAGAAGCGAAATGAGATTTTACAAATGGCACTTCTCAAACCAAAACTTTCTATTCTTGACGAGACAGATTCCGGATTGGATATAGATGCGCTTCGAATTGTATCCGAAGGAATCAATCGATGTAAGTCAAATGATAGATCTATTCTTCTCATAACACATTACCAACGCATGCTCAATTATGTGGTGCCAGATTTCGTTCATGTATTTGCCGACGGAAGAATTATCAAAACTGGTAACAAAGAATTGGCACTTGAACTCGAATCGAAAGGTTATGATTGGTTGCTTGAACAAGCAGGTATCAAGATTTGA
- a CDS encoding EAL domain-containing protein: MSTGIPNGIDPVFLNESFFVPHFQPILNVTTRNVSGYEVLGRLFSPTENQFHSLGSYFHGGGGDDILNVYNVDRIIREKAIRYLKDSHSKTKLFFNIMPNFLSRVHKSDLRADRFHIIQLIEKYEINKADIVLEITEDEFEGSIENLIQMVSVFREYGLTIAIDDLGVGFSNLERIGYLHPDIIKVDIKIMRESLSMNSFKQVLTAVSEMSQKLGSHLLFEGIENEEELNLALSMGANLLQGYYFAKPASNFLNKNYFAKSLKATLEKFAGLRFIDLVDELNKESDLVHSLEGVFQVIQATDEVGLLESFQSILELLPKNITKIFLCDIHGYQTTPTYLRNENGQFMERLSGLGNNYAWKPYFIKHKAFSLKENKKWSITTPLYDIKKQSEYVVFTYSISEELVLVAQVDWKS; this comes from the coding sequence ATGTCGACCGGTATACCAAATGGAATAGATCCAGTGTTTCTTAACGAATCGTTTTTCGTTCCGCACTTTCAACCTATATTGAATGTGACAACGAGAAATGTTTCTGGCTATGAAGTGCTTGGACGACTTTTCTCACCCACAGAAAACCAATTCCACTCACTGGGATCGTATTTCCATGGAGGCGGCGGTGACGATATTCTCAACGTGTATAATGTGGATAGAATCATTCGAGAAAAAGCCATTCGGTATCTTAAGGATTCTCACTCCAAAACGAAATTATTCTTCAATATCATGCCGAACTTTCTTTCACGAGTTCATAAATCGGATCTACGCGCTGATCGCTTCCATATCATTCAGTTGATCGAAAAATACGAAATCAACAAAGCGGATATCGTTTTAGAGATTACAGAAGATGAATTCGAAGGATCCATTGAAAACCTCATTCAGATGGTGAGCGTGTTTCGAGAGTATGGATTGACCATTGCTATCGATGATCTTGGGGTTGGTTTTTCGAACTTAGAAAGAATCGGATACCTTCATCCTGATATAATCAAAGTTGATATCAAGATTATGCGAGAAAGTCTCAGCATGAATTCTTTCAAACAGGTGCTTACTGCAGTCTCTGAGATGTCTCAGAAACTTGGATCCCATCTTCTATTCGAAGGTATAGAGAATGAAGAAGAATTGAATCTTGCTCTTTCTATGGGTGCCAATCTTTTGCAGGGCTACTATTTTGCGAAGCCCGCATCCAATTTTTTGAATAAAAATTATTTTGCCAAGTCTCTCAAAGCCACTTTGGAAAAATTTGCAGGATTGCGATTTATTGATCTGGTGGATGAACTCAATAAAGAAAGCGATTTGGTACATTCTTTGGAAGGCGTATTCCAAGTAATCCAAGCTACTGATGAGGTTGGTCTCTTAGAATCCTTTCAATCTATCTTGGAACTTCTTCCCAAAAATATCACAAAAATATTCCTCTGCGACATCCACGGCTATCAGACAACTCCTACTTATTTGCGCAATGAAAATGGGCAATTTATGGAAAGGCTTTCTGGGCTCGGAAACAACTACGCTTGGAAACCCTACTTTATAAAACACAAAGCTTTCTCGCTCAAGGAAAATAAGAAATGGAGTATTACAACTCCTCTCTACGATATCAAGAAACAATCAGAATATGTGGTTTTCACCTATTCCATTTCTGAGGAACTGGTTCTAGTGGCACAAGTTGACTGGAAAAGTTAG
- a CDS encoding SufD family Fe-S cluster assembly protein, which produces MSIQAKELLQKASLPDTSSNESFRKFNFKNFPTNFDRKFKPVYDFDSLNANLPKEIRISSFYSLDGKNLDYVNSLLNEYATLENYFSLTTIAESESGVFIDVASNFQSNERLVLEHPILLEIASYFPLLIIRIGENAKIEITEKIISQDSEEEGFQFISSLTVVDIGKGSNVEFLTDESHSSSAFHFRNLVTRSWEDSSLKNIHFYLGGYRGKTIQRNELLGKGANLLGYGITASSKREFIDTETEVLHRADYTESAILHKVVVTDRSHHIFTGNLHIPSNLKKIKSSQVNHNLSLHSTARAESVPKLEIFSEDVQSSHGSTVGEIDEEQIFYLKSRGLNEEDARHILIEGFLSEILDMIGDENEIERIRILLKNKIWPSKE; this is translated from the coding sequence ATGTCAATCCAAGCCAAAGAACTTTTACAGAAGGCAAGTCTTCCAGATACTTCGTCGAATGAATCCTTTCGTAAATTTAATTTCAAGAATTTCCCGACAAATTTTGATAGAAAATTCAAGCCAGTTTATGATTTCGATTCCTTGAATGCAAATCTTCCAAAAGAAATTCGCATTTCAAGTTTTTATTCCTTGGATGGTAAAAATCTAGATTACGTCAATTCGCTGTTAAATGAGTATGCAACTTTAGAAAATTATTTCTCGCTTACAACGATTGCCGAGAGTGAATCTGGAGTCTTCATTGATGTTGCATCAAATTTCCAATCAAATGAGCGATTGGTTTTAGAGCATCCAATTCTCTTGGAGATCGCATCTTATTTTCCGCTACTTATCATTCGAATCGGTGAGAATGCAAAAATTGAAATCACAGAAAAAATTATTTCTCAAGATTCTGAGGAAGAAGGATTTCAATTTATCAGCTCTCTTACTGTTGTAGATATTGGTAAAGGATCTAACGTAGAATTTCTTACAGATGAATCTCATTCTAGTTCTGCTTTCCACTTTCGAAATTTAGTTACTAGAAGTTGGGAAGATAGCTCTTTAAAAAATATCCACTTCTATCTCGGTGGATATAGAGGCAAAACCATTCAACGAAATGAACTCTTAGGCAAGGGTGCAAATCTATTGGGTTACGGGATTACCGCTTCAAGCAAAAGAGAATTTATTGATACGGAAACGGAAGTCTTGCATCGAGCAGATTATACTGAAAGTGCAATTTTACATAAGGTCGTTGTTACTGATCGTTCGCATCATATATTCACAGGGAATTTACATATTCCTTCCAATTTAAAAAAAATAAAATCAAGTCAAGTAAATCACAATCTTTCACTTCATTCCACTGCAAGAGCTGAGTCCGTCCCCAAGTTGGAGATTTTTTCTGAAGATGTCCAATCATCACATGGCTCAACCGTTGGAGAAATCGATGAAGAACAGATTTTTTATCTGAAATCCAGAGGTCTAAATGAAGAGGATGCGAGACATATTCTCATTGAAGGGTTCTTGAGTGAGATATTGGATATGATTGGTGATGAAAACGAGATTGAAAGAATTCGAATCCTTTTAAAGAATAAGATATGGCCTTCCAAAGAATAG
- a CDS encoding sugar phosphate nucleotidyltransferase, with translation MTRASSQDTIDCVDFILKKSEVITIILGGGKGTRLMPLTDRRSKPAVSFGGKYRLIDIPISNSLNSGFNQIFVLTQFNSYSLNRHISRTYNINSINNKSFVEIIAAEQTNLSVNWFEGTADAVRKVLPHIQEYKPKYVMILSGDQLYNMNLTEFVQNHMINPDTEISVAANSVPEDRVHGLGIIKANKAGYIEEFIEKPSDITQVESCRMPDSNFLANMGIYVFNTKTLIDVLSDKTKTDFGKEILPQSLATRKVRSYEYKGYWEDIGTIKAFYDANLMLTDDIPPFTLYEEDTPLYTRARSLPPTKLNNARVNKALICEGSIINDAEIYRSIIGIRQFIDAGTKISDSVIMGLDNYGFQEGSNIKRGVGPNCEIHKTIIDKDCSIGAGVKLLNTNNVQNYEDEYVVIRDGIIVVPRRTVVPDGYEI, from the coding sequence ATGACTCGAGCTTCATCACAAGATACAATAGACTGTGTTGATTTCATTCTAAAAAAAAGTGAAGTCATCACCATAATTTTAGGTGGAGGCAAGGGTACGAGACTTATGCCTCTCACTGATAGAAGATCCAAACCTGCTGTTAGCTTTGGCGGAAAATATCGGTTGATCGATATCCCAATTTCAAATTCTCTGAATTCTGGCTTCAACCAAATTTTCGTTTTAACCCAATTCAATTCATACTCCCTCAATAGACATATTTCCAGAACTTACAATATCAATTCAATCAACAACAAAAGTTTTGTTGAGATCATTGCAGCTGAGCAGACAAATCTGAGTGTAAACTGGTTCGAAGGTACGGCAGATGCCGTAAGAAAAGTACTCCCACATATCCAAGAATACAAACCAAAATATGTAATGATTCTTTCAGGCGATCAATTGTACAATATGAATCTAACGGAGTTTGTTCAGAATCACATGATCAATCCTGATACGGAGATTAGTGTTGCTGCCAATTCTGTGCCTGAAGATCGAGTTCATGGACTAGGAATCATCAAGGCAAACAAAGCTGGCTATATTGAAGAATTTATCGAAAAGCCAAGTGATATCACTCAAGTAGAATCTTGCAGAATGCCAGATAGTAATTTTTTAGCAAATATGGGTATCTATGTTTTCAACACGAAAACATTGATTGATGTTCTTTCTGATAAAACCAAGACCGATTTCGGTAAAGAAATTCTTCCTCAATCTCTTGCCACAAGAAAGGTAAGATCTTATGAATACAAAGGTTACTGGGAAGATATTGGAACCATCAAGGCATTTTATGATGCAAATCTTATGCTAACAGATGACATTCCTCCTTTTACTCTCTATGAAGAAGATACACCTCTTTATACTAGGGCAAGATCTCTTCCTCCAACGAAGCTGAACAATGCTCGCGTTAACAAAGCTTTGATATGTGAAGGATCGATTATCAATGATGCAGAAATCTATAGATCGATTATTGGAATTCGTCAATTCATAGATGCAGGAACCAAAATATCCGACAGTGTCATTATGGGCTTGGACAATTACGGATTCCAAGAAGGAAGCAATATCAAGCGAGGTGTCGGTCCTAATTGTGAGATCCACAAAACCATCATTGATAAAGATTGCTCAATTGGAGCGGGTGTTAAACTACTTAATACGAACAATGTTCAGAATTATGAAGATGAGTATGTTGTAATTAGAGATGGGATCATTGTCGTCCCTAGACGAACGGTTGTCCCGGACGGTTATGAGATTTAA
- a CDS encoding Rieske (2Fe-2S) protein — protein MAFQRIASKQDIEEDKVYSFTTKFCDLAIVKRGNNFFAFEDVCTHDGGTISEGELRGDVIICPRHFAEFDIRNGKVLCMPATEDLPVYPIRINGDEIEVDLE, from the coding sequence ATGGCCTTCCAAAGAATAGCATCTAAGCAAGATATTGAAGAGGATAAAGTCTATTCCTTCACAACTAAGTTTTGTGATCTTGCAATTGTCAAAAGAGGAAATAATTTTTTTGCCTTCGAAGACGTTTGTACGCACGACGGCGGTACAATTTCCGAAGGAGAATTGCGAGGAGATGTGATCATCTGTCCTAGGCATTTTGCAGAATTTGATATCAGGAATGGCAAAGTGTTGTGTATGCCAGCAACAGAAGATTTACCAGTCTATCCCATACGAATCAATGGTGATGAGATTGAAGTGGATTTGGAGTAA